The proteins below are encoded in one region of Pseudobacteroides sp.:
- the queD gene encoding 6-carboxytetrahydropterin synthase QueD, producing MNKRLMSITKVFTFDSAHHLNDYEGKCKYTHGHTYKLEVTLKGPIDKNGFVIDFHDLNRIVEDEVISVVDHKYLNDIFDFNPTCELLGLWIWDKMEVSLKRKEYFLEKVVLWETPTSFITIDRKDMV from the coding sequence ATGAATAAGAGATTAATGAGCATTACAAAGGTTTTTACTTTTGATAGTGCACACCACTTGAATGATTATGAGGGGAAATGCAAGTATACCCATGGACACACATACAAGCTTGAAGTAACTTTAAAGGGACCTATAGATAAAAACGGGTTTGTTATAGATTTTCATGATCTTAACAGGATTGTTGAGGATGAGGTTATTTCAGTAGTTGATCATAAGTACCTTAATGATATTTTTGACTTTAATCCTACATGTGAGCTCTTGGGACTTTGGATATGGGATAAGATGGAGGTATCATTAAAGAGGAAGGAATACTTTCTTGAGAAGGTAGTTTTGTGGGAAACTCCTACTAGTTTTATTACAATTGACAGAAAAGATATGGTTTAA
- a CDS encoding uracil-DNA glycosylase, with the protein MLDWEKLIGECSGCLKCGLGKTRKNIVVGRGNINAPLLFVGEGPGEQEDNQGLPFVGPAGKLLDVLLDALQIGKDQYYIANVVKCRPPANRVPLDEEAEKCLPYLRNQVYLIRPKIIVCLGATAMKYIIDKEARITQIRGTWIERKGYWIMPTFHPAALLRDESKKILMWQDMKKVKQRLDEICQNKIG; encoded by the coding sequence ATGCTGGATTGGGAAAAATTAATTGGAGAATGCTCTGGCTGTCTTAAGTGCGGACTGGGGAAGACAAGAAAAAACATAGTGGTCGGAAGAGGAAATATTAATGCCCCGCTTTTATTTGTCGGGGAAGGCCCAGGAGAACAGGAGGACAACCAGGGTCTGCCTTTTGTAGGACCTGCGGGAAAGCTGCTTGATGTTTTATTGGATGCATTACAAATAGGCAAAGATCAATACTATATCGCAAATGTGGTTAAATGCAGACCCCCGGCAAACAGGGTTCCTCTTGATGAGGAAGCGGAAAAATGTCTTCCTTATTTAAGAAATCAGGTTTATCTGATTAGGCCGAAGATAATAGTATGCCTCGGTGCAACAGCTATGAAGTATATTATAGACAAAGAGGCCAGAATTACGCAGATAAGAGGAACTTGGATCGAAAGAAAGGGCTATTGGATAATGCCAACGTTTCATCCGGCAGCACTCTTGCGTGATGAATCAAAGAAAATTCTGATGTGGCAGGATATGAAAAAAGTAAAACAAAGGTTGGATGAGATATGTCAAAACAAGATAGGATAA
- a CDS encoding radical SAM protein → MKVNEIFLSIQGESVYTGLPTVFVRFSGCNLRCSYCDTEYAYEDGVEMEPEEIFLEIQKYFYKRVCITGGEPLLQRDLEKLLVLLKDYGVTIETNGSMDISLLELGPKHSYVMDMKSLSSGVSEEMRLSNFEYLSMKDEIKFVVESREDYEWSKSIIRENHRKGTITISPVFGKIDYSELIGWILNDRLDVRFQIQLHKVIWGVDKRGV, encoded by the coding sequence ATGAAGGTAAATGAAATTTTTCTTAGCATACAGGGGGAAAGCGTTTATACTGGCCTTCCCACTGTTTTTGTTCGTTTTAGCGGCTGCAATCTCAGGTGTTCTTATTGTGATACCGAATATGCTTATGAAGATGGTGTTGAAATGGAGCCTGAAGAGATATTTCTAGAGATACAAAAATATTTCTATAAGAGGGTTTGTATTACCGGAGGAGAACCTCTTTTACAAAGGGATTTGGAAAAGCTTTTGGTGCTTTTGAAGGATTATGGTGTTACAATAGAAACAAACGGCTCTATGGATATAAGTTTGCTGGAATTAGGTCCGAAGCACTCATATGTCATGGACATGAAAAGTCTCTCCAGCGGGGTTTCGGAGGAAATGAGGCTTTCAAACTTCGAATACCTGTCCATGAAGGACGAGATAAAGTTTGTAGTAGAATCCAGGGAGGACTATGAGTGGTCAAAATCTATAATAAGAGAGAATCATAGGAAGGGAACAATAACAATATCACCTGTATTTGGCAAAATAGATTACAGTGAGTTGATTGGTTGGATTCTGAATGACAGGCTGGATGTAAGGTTTCAGATCCAACTCCATAAGGTTATTTGGGGAGTGGATAAAAGAGGGGTTTAA
- a CDS encoding uracil-DNA glycosylase gives MSKQDRINTLFEEYKKEFQGEEIVLDCGNIDSRIILIGEAPGKDEVKLSKPFVGAAGKNLNKFLDVIGLERESIFVANSIKYRLSKVNPKSGRIVNRPPTKEEIEKNQRYILKEIEIISPEIIVTLGNVPLKMVTGDKGINIGSVHGELKKIQILDKEYSIYPLYHPASIIYNASLQDVYMEDITKLKGILKNK, from the coding sequence ATGTCAAAACAAGATAGGATAAATACTTTATTTGAAGAATACAAAAAAGAGTTCCAGGGGGAAGAAATTGTATTGGATTGCGGTAATATAGACTCCCGTATAATACTGATAGGGGAAGCACCGGGAAAGGATGAAGTAAAGCTGTCCAAGCCTTTTGTAGGTGCAGCCGGTAAAAATTTGAACAAGTTTCTTGATGTAATTGGTTTGGAGAGAGAAAGCATTTTCGTTGCAAACTCTATAAAGTACAGGCTTTCCAAGGTAAACCCCAAATCAGGACGTATAGTTAACAGACCTCCTACAAAGGAGGAAATAGAAAAAAATCAAAGGTACATTTTAAAGGAAATTGAAATCATATCACCAGAGATTATAGTGACATTAGGAAACGTACCGCTAAAGATGGTCACTGGAGACAAAGGCATAAACATTGGAAGTGTCCATGGTGAACTTAAAAAGATTCAGATACTTGATAAGGAATACTCCATTTATCCTTTATATCACCCTGCCAGTATAATCTATAATGCCAGTCTGCAGGACGTATATATGGAGGATATCACAAAACTTAAAGGCATACTTAAAAATAAATAA